The nucleotide sequence aagaggtggggTCCTGTTGAGCCGAGCATGCCGATGAGGTTGTTTAAACATAGGACATCGGCGGCCGGGTTTGTGATTATCTTTTTCGGGGGTGTGGTGCTGCAGGCGATTAGCTATTTTCTGCCCGTGTACTTCCAGGGTGTGCTCGGGGTGAGCCCGTTGACGGCGGGGGTGTACTTTTTGCCGTTTGCGCTGGCGATCATCCATCTGGGGGGGATGACGGGGTTTTCATGACAAAGACGGGGTTGTATATCCCTCTGCATTTTGTCGGGTTTGCCTTCAGCGCGATCGGGGTTGGGTTGTTCTCGTTGCTCAGCGAGAACTCGAGCACGGGGACGTGGGTTGGGTTTCAGATTTTGGCTTCGGCGGGAACGGCTGTCATCTTTACCGCCACGCTTCCATCGACGCTGGCACCGCTGCAGGAGAAGGATGTCGGCGTCGCTACGGGGACGTACAGCTTTGTGAGGTCGTTCGGCCTGGTGTGGGGCGTCACGATGGCGAGTATCGTCTTCAACGGGCAGTTCAACACACGGCTGGAGAGCAACTCAATGTTGAGCCGGGAGCTCAAGTCTTTCCTGGCGGATGGAGCCGCGTACGCTTTCGTGTCTGCCTCGGAGGCGGAGGGCGGGATCCGGTCGTTACCAGCTGACATCCGGATCGCGCTGATCGGGATTTACGTCCACGCTCTCAATGCGGTCTGGTATGTTATTGTTGACATGGCCGGTCTAGGCTTCCTTGCCACGTTTGTTGAGAAGCATGTGCCACTTCGAAAGGAACACGAAACGGAGTTTGGGCTGGTGAGCAAGGGTGAAAGCTCTTCTGACGATGCAGCTGAAAAGGGTCAGACACCACGGCCTGCCAGCGATGGGGAGGCGAGGACCAAGCAGTAGGCCTCCCGTAAGTATAGGATTGATCCGGCGAGGGTTATGGAGATTTGAAGGGCCGAGTCGGGTAAAGACCGGTTCCCACTTCATGAGTGTCAGAACATCTACATCAGTTAATAGTCAAACACGTCATATCCCGAAACCCTTATCCAGATCCCATCCACATGCTTCGAAATTTTCCATCGTCACAACTAAACACCGCAAAGTCAGTAGAAACAAAGAGACCAATGTCGCAAAACTAGAGAACGCTTACCCATTACATATCCCTTCTTCGATGTGCTTTTCCATCAATCCATCCAAGGCCGTGTGGTGTAGTGGTAGCATACTTGCTTTGGGAACTTCCTCTCATTGCTGTTGCAAGTGGTCCCAGGTTCGAGCCCTGGCTCGGCCCCAACCTTTTGACATTTTTGCTAAACCAGTCTGTCGACCACGCCAATGTTTTCTTCCCCAGGGCAATCGTGTATGTATTTTCTCCTCCCGAATCTCTGAACTTTTCAGCCCTCTCCCGCTATGCTGCTAGCTTTTGAGTACGCTTCTTTGGTTGCCCCTAACACGTATTTCAAGACTTCCAAGTAGGGCAGCAAAACCACCGTGTGCACTTGAAAAGGGACCGAGTATTTCCTAAAAGCTTTTTTAGATATAAAATTTACCATTTAGTTGAGAAGAACCTATGGAATTATATGACTAAAAGGGGGTAAACAAGAACCAAAAGATCAAGCCTTCCAAACAATCTGTTTCCATGAACTTTGCCTCCCATCAGCCGTCCCCGGGTATCCCATTCACAACCATATATCCCAAAGACCAAAACTCACCATTCCATGacggcaaaaaaaaaaaaaaaaaaaaaaaaaaaatcacaCCTATCCCACAAAACTTAACAACCCCCCGGTCAACCTCagtccctccttcccctccactcCAAAGCCCCACTACTCCCACTCCCattcccactcccccctccctgctgaccctcccaccccaacgGCACATACAAACTCGAATCCGAAAACCTActgctctgctgctgctcaatCCCCCTCGGGTAGTGGCCCACATCAGCCAAACTAACCTCCATCCCACTCCCGAGCtcaaacctctcctcccccttctccacctcatAAACCCCCAAGCTCCCCTTATCATCCCCCACAACCAACATCCCCCCATCCGGCGAAAACTCGAACACCGTCACCTTATGCAAATCCTCAAACTGGCCCCCAAACCCCGCCAGATGGTtgtggatgttgttgttcttttCCCCTTTAGCCGCATCAGGCCACTTCCAAatctcctccgccgtctCAACCTCAATAATCACAAACTGCCCCGCGTTCGCATCACAATAAGCGACATACTTGCAGTTGGGGGAGACACAAGCCTGAACGTTAGGAATCGCAAATATCCTCGTCGAGTTGGCAGGCAAGTCCCAGACGACAACAAACCGTTCCGGTGCCGGGAGTGGTTGTCGGCGGTATTTCCCCCCCGGAACGGCAACGTCGGTGTGGTTGGCCGGTATCCAAATCGACACCGCCAATGACCCACACGCGATGAGCGAGGCTGGAAGGGCGGTCTGCAAGGCGGGGTATTCCGGTATGTGGACTCTGTACGGCTTGTGGCGGTCTTCATCCTCGAGCGAGGTCACCGTCGCGTTGGGGGTTCGAGCGCGGAGCTTGTGGTCAGAGGTCGGTTTCATGAGCCACGCGATCAGTATCGTCGCGTGAGCTCTGGGGGCGTCACCCGGTCGTGGTCCGGCTGCTGCGACTAGAAAGGGGGAGTCGGACGAGAAAGCCAGCTCGGGGAACTTGGGGACAAAGGGGAGTCCGGCCTTGAGGAGCTCAATCGAGTGGGTTGAGTCCTCCCAGAAGGGTCTCTTGGCGGAGGGGTGTCTTGCGAGGAAGAAGCGGTCGATTCGGTCGCCTTTGGGGCGGTAGACTACGAGTGGTGCGTAGTCGGTGTGGTAAGCGTCCCGCTTGGAGGCTGCCCACCGGTGGGCTTCGTCGATGGTTTGGACCTTTTTGGCAGAGGTGCCGCCTTTGGCAAAGTTCCATATTTCGAGGGTGAGCCCGAAGTGGGTTGTGATACCTATGAGGGTGGCGTTTTCCGACAAGATTGCGTGACTGCGGATGAAGTACTCTCTGGATCGAACCTGTGGTTGCACATAAGACGTGATTTTGATGGTGCTATGCAGCGCGCTTTTGGCGATGGCCCAGATCTTGACGGTCTTGGGATCATGTTTGGTGGCTACAAACATATTTGCTGGTGAAGTGTCAATATGCAGGATCCGAGTGGACTTGGCCTTATCTGTCAGATGGCGAGCGGGGGTGACCTCGATTCGACTCTGGTGCCCACTGTGTTTTGCCGGTGGTTGTATGACGAGTTGGCTTGCGGATCCAATACTGGGGCCGATGATGCTGGGACTGCTGATGCTTGGAGGCATGAGGCCGGGAGAGACAAGACTGCGTGACGCCAACCCAGGCAACCACTGCGATCTGGGCGTTGGACTTCGACGGTATTCGGGTGGCGGTGAAAAGGGAGGTGACTGGTGATATGGTGACATGGCACTGACCATGGATGGGCCCGGAGATGGCCGCCGAGGACTCGAAGTGTCGGAACGAACTGTCGAAACCTCGCTGACACCAGACATGATGCGGTTAAACGAGAATGAGGTACGAGGGCTTTCTCGTCCCAACTGTGGACTTTCACTCGGGGCAACCGATATTTGACGGGATCGCTCGGTTTCTGGATAACCTTGGGAGGCCTGGACAGGCTCAGACCAACGCTctgaggagaaggtgggaGACTCGGGCTCGAGATAACCCCCCGAGCCGAGAGGCTCAGACTTGGTGGACGGGGAATCTTCGTGACTCCAGGCTGATCTTGCCAGGGGCGGCGGAAGATTGATCTCTCTCGGCGGGACTGGCGTCGAAGTGCCGGAGCTTCCTGGTAGCGTGGGCGATTCGGGCAGAGGCACTGTTGGAGGTGCTTGTGCCGGCGGGACTGGAGGGACTGGTGGCACGTCTGGCAATGGCTCATGATCTTCAGGGCGCTTCACGGTGATGGAGTCCGGTTGGCCACTGTAATAAGAAAAGGCATTGGTTCGAGACGATGTCCATTTGTCGGCGTCCTCATGTGGCATTGGCGCCCTGGCATTGGAAGCTGAACTTGCTCCTGCTGGCTCATCGTTGGTCCTGTGCTTCGTTGCTGGTACGGGCGTTTTCTGAGACAAACGGACTGCTTCAAGGTTCTTCTCAATTCCCGGCGTGTCGTGGTTCGTGACATCTCCCGTTGTTCTGGCCATTGTTAGTTCATCTCTGCAAGGTAGGTGGTGGTCTCTTCGACGGCTTACACGGTCTCTTCTGACCCGGACCTCTCGCGTGCCGCCTGTGACTTCTTCTCATAGGACCGAATGCAGTTGGTAACAGCATCCAGATACAGGTCAAGAACTTCGCTGGTGTCCGGGTCATGCTTTTCGTTAGACAGAGTTTTGGCTCGCAATcgctcaacctcgcccttGACATTTtccttgatggtgtttgCTTCAGAGGCACTGCTTTGTTGGGATGGGTCTCTTCAGGACACAATTAGCATGAACACCTTGAAAATTCGGCGGACGAAGAAGACTGGCCACTTACAAGCTCAAGATATCCAAAGCAAGTCCCAGTACCTCACGAAATAATCCTATATCGTCACGGCACTGTCCGATCTGCGCTCGTCCGGTTTGACTCCAGTCTGTTGCATTCC is from Podospora pseudopauciseta strain CBS 411.78 chromosome 5 map unlocalized CBS411.78m_5.2, whole genome shotgun sequence and encodes:
- a CDS encoding uncharacterized protein (antiSMASH:Cluster_6; SMCOG1005:Drug resistance transporter; SMCOG1005: EmrB/QacA; COG:U; EggNog:ENOG503NW5M) — protein: MLVSIALFALGSGIAGGASSVAMLIAGRTVQGLGTGGLYVLSDIIICDMIPPRHRGPYLSAVLSTAAIGTTIGPIIGGALARADWRWIFWLNLPVSAVGFVVVLLLLRVRYQSLGWGEVVRRVDWVGNGLFIPSMVSLFFGLIMGGTRVYPWKSEKVVVPIVVGVAGWVVFHVHQSAEGKRWGPVEPSMPMRLFKHRTSAAGFVIIFFGGVVLQAISYFLPVYFQGVLGVSPLTAGTGLYIPLHFVGFAFSAIGVGLFSLLSENSSTGTWVGFQILASAGTAVIFTATLPSTLAPLQEKDVGVATGTYSFVRSFGLVWGVTMASIVFNGQFNTRLESNSMLSRELKSFLADGAAYAFVSASEAEGGIRSLPADIRIALIGIYVHALNAVWYVIVDMAGLGFLATFVEKHVPLRKEHETEFGLVSKGESSSDDAAEKGQTPRPASDGEARTKQ
- a CDS encoding uncharacterized protein (antiSMASH:Cluster_6; EggNog:ENOG503PAZ0), whose amino-acid sequence is MEEPRKHSASRPIEYLLSGISSTSAILTRFIRSVRASHSDLSAVTRELSDLRLLLELLRDEPSIPLLLQAQMLLLLESCGNTLIRIDSILAQCRNATDWSQTGRAQIGQCRDDIGLFREVLGLALDILSLDPSQQSSASEANTIKENVKGEVERLRAKTLSNEKHDPDTSEVLDLYLDAVTNCIRSYEKKSQAARERSGSEETVTTGDVTNHDTPGIEKNLEAVRLSQKTPVPATKHRTNDEPAGASSASNARAPMPHEDADKWTSSRTNAFSYYSGQPDSITVKRPEDHEPLPDVPPVPPVPPAQAPPTVPLPESPTLPGSSGTSTPVPPREINLPPPLARSAWSHEDSPSTKSEPLGSGGYLEPESPTFSSERWSEPVQASQGYPETERSRQISVAPSESPQLGRESPRTSFSFNRIMSGVSEVSTVRSDTSSPRRPSPGPSMVSAMSPYHQSPPFSPPPEYRRSPTPRSQWLPGLASRSLVSPGLMPPSISSPSIIGPSIGSASQLVIQPPAKHSGHQSRIEVTPARHLTDKAKSTRILHIDTSPANMFVATKHDPKTVKIWAIAKSALHSTIKITSYVQPQVRSREYFIRSHAILSENATLIGITTHFGLTLEIWNFAKGGTSAKKVQTIDEAHRWAASKRDAYHTDYAPLVVYRPKGDRIDRFFLARHPSAKRPFWEDSTHSIELLKAGLPFVPKFPELAFSSDSPFLVAAAGPRPGDAPRAHATILIAWLMKPTSDHKLRARTPNATVTSLEDEDRHKPYRVHIPEYPALQTALPASLIACGSLAVSIWIPANHTDVAVPGGKYRRQPLPAPERFVVVWDLPANSTRIFAIPNVQACVSPNCKYVAYCDANAGQFVIIEVETAEEIWKWPDAAKGEKNNNIHNHLAGFGGQFEDLHKVTVFEFSPDGGMLVVGDDKGSLGVYEVEKGEERFELGSGMEVSLADVGHYPRGIEQQQSSRFSDSSLYVPLGWEGQQGGGSGNGSGSSGALEWRGRRD